The Rosa chinensis cultivar Old Blush chromosome 7, RchiOBHm-V2, whole genome shotgun sequence DNA segment TAGAGGCTCCCAACAAGCTTGGGAACCATAATATTTATTGTTCCTGTATAGTTAAATCACTGAAAGGCACTTGCAACTCCACCCAAGTGACTTGAAGCTCTTCAACTAAGAAAGTTACTATTCAAAAGGTGATATCAGAACATTAACCATGAATTGTGATGGAATTATCAAAAAGTTGAGATGGCAAGAGCATTTAGTTCTACAGACAATCATATCACCGAGAAAAATGATAAGAAGATGAAGTTCTAGGGGTTAAAATATATTAGAAACATGGACATCGTCAATTTGGCCAACTATAATCTTCCCTACCAGCGGCTGCATACAACCATGTGTCTATCTCTCCCATCACATGTTAGCATACTTATATACATCCAGTTTTTAAGCAAAAAGAGTCCCTGCCCCTGCTTAACATATCAAGCAGGGACTTGCTCAGCACTATTTCAGTTCAGACAAAAACCAAAATGGAAGACATCTGCAGTAAGATCCCAGTTAGCAGCAGGGCACTACTCATCCTCCACTGAGCCAACATCTTTATTCACAATCTGCCAGGAAAACGTCTTTCAGGATGGGTATACAATAGCATACTCGAGATATTTATCTATTTTATGTATTTCTTTGTATGAAGAATTCGAGAAGATGAATGTTACTTGCCACTAAGAACTAGACCTGATTATATTGGACAGAAGCTAAAACAAGTACAAGTCACAGAAGCGCCACAAAGAACTAGACCTGATTAATGTCTCAACTGTTGCAATCTATGAATGAATTAGCAGCCTTTTCCAGTGGCCTATGCTTCTTTCCTATAGGACTGAGGCAATCTAACCCTAGGAATGATGACTAAGCTCTTCAGGAGTAATTCTAGAAGTCTGCTAGTGTGAAATTTGTATCTCCTTGTTCCTCATTTTTCTATTTGTTCTCAATAACAGTCTCAGACATAGCCCACCTAAATATCAACAGCAATCATAGATCCCCAACTAATTAGCAGTCTCACAGATTTTCCCTAGTTGTCCAACATCAAAGAGTTTCTGTGACTGTTCCTGTACTCTACTTCGTTACCTATATCATTCTCAATGATAGTTGCACTTAAGTCTTCCTATTTACTATTCTTTGAGACAGTCTAAACCAAGAAATGAAATCTTTTGCATCTTCTTTTGCTCCTGCTTACACAATTAATTCCTCTTAACATGTCCTAGTGTGCTGGTTTAGTCAATTGACTGAAGTCTAACAAAAGCTTTAGAATCAAGGGTAAAGATCCAATATTTTACATTCTCAATTTGCTAAATTTGAGCTCAACTTTCTGTTTTCTTCTACCATCTTCATTAATCTACAAAGTTGTTTACATGCATCCTTTACAGATGGACTTCTGAGATTTGTATCCACTCTGTCCATAATAACATACTTGTGCTTCTAATGACCTTATCTATGAATGAGTGTAGCTTTGTTCATCAATTGGATAACTGTACAAGTTAGGGTGAGTAATTCATCCAAAAGCACATTTACCCTTGTTGAGATGAGGCACATGCACACTTTGAATGGATCTCACTTAAAGCTACAAAAGCATGCtaaacttgaaaaaataaaaccatTATAAACTGGATCTCTAATGATACCTGCGATATGTAATCTTTCATGGTTGCAGTAACTTGAGAATCTAAAGCTCTCTCAGCAAGCTCATATAACAAAGTATTGCCTTCAGGTCCACTTTGTTTGTCCTTCTGCAAATACCTATAATAACAAAAGATACTTGAGACGGATTCTCATAGTTGATCAATGATATATTACCATTACATTACAAATAACTGCAAATACACAATCCATTCTAGAAGAAACTCTAACCTTTGCTGGACAAGTGCCTCCAGTGCTTGTTTCGTGTTTCCTAGAACTGGATGGCTTTCGTTAGTTTCATCCAGTCCTATCCGCCTCAAATGTTGCCACAGATTCTCTGCAGCTCCAGGAAAACAAGAAGTAAGTTCTCTCACAAAAAGAAATAATGAACAAAAGAGGAACCATTGCCTGCATTGATGTTAGTAATATTTAAGAAAGCGTCTCATTGAGTCATGATCTCTGATCTGTCATTGAGTCATGATCTCTGATCTGTCATATATTCCTAGACAACCTCATTTAATCAAGATATTGGCGAGGTACCAGTAAGCGGACCAATTAAATGTTATAACCACAAATGATTCATCCAAGTAGTTTTTCCAAACATCAGGTAGCTATTCAAAGCATTACTAACTTGTTAACATTTACTAAAATAAACCAACAAGAAGGCCATACCTTCGGAGATTTTACCACCTGAAATATGCACAATACTCAGTACAACGAAAGTAAATCCAGTAAGATGAGCCGTATTAACATCCTCAACATACTTCTTGTACACCTCAGCAGGCAGCTTACTCATGATAACATACGTTTTCGCCTCTGCCGCACCTGAATCACGCATTGATAAAGCATGTCAAAACCCGAAATTCAAACCTCAAAACTATCCACTATATAACTGAAATCTCAATTAGTAACTGAATCTCACCTTGTTGAGAATTGCGGCCCTGATGGTTATTGGAGGAGGGACGAGCCCTCTGAAGCTCCCTCATTTCGTACCCGAAAATGGTGGAGAGCTTGTTTATTGCCTCGTTGATAATTAGCACCGGAAGATTTCGCTGGCGGTAGTTTTTGGTGATCAACTGAGTCAGCTCTTCTCTCCTAATTGGGCAGCCGGAGTTGTGGTGCGTCTTGAAAAGCACGTAGCGGATTACTTCCGCTACGAGCTTGTCCTTTtcctgagaaagaaaaaaaagaagac contains these protein-coding regions:
- the LOC112177179 gene encoding melanoma-associated antigen 1, whose translation is MSNHGEDLSQFDISVQEKDKLVAEVIRYVLFKTHHNSGCPIRREELTQLITKNYRQRNLPVLIINEAINKLSTIFGYEMRELQRARPSSNNHQGRNSQQGAAEAKTYVIMSKLPAEVYKKYVEDVNTAHLTGFTFVVLSIVHISGGKISEENLWQHLRRIGLDETNESHPVLGNTKQALEALVQQRYLQKDKQSGPEGNTLLYELAERALDSQVTATMKDYISQIVNKDVGSVEDE